In a single window of the Lacerta agilis isolate rLacAgi1 chromosome 15, rLacAgi1.pri, whole genome shotgun sequence genome:
- the PDZD3 gene encoding Na(+)/H(+) exchange regulatory cofactor NHE-RF4 produces the protein MKFEFNPRDGIDNPALSLAEDSEPEGGAQVRFCFLKKEDGESFGFWLRQEAANNGHIVRQVTPGGVAHRRGLQDGDRILEVNGAYVEGLEHFRVVWKIKSSGKQVSLTVLDGTSYELANALDRDIGQLLPHHNRPRLCCVNKDQSGFGFSVSAPEGVKGTFRLSVPKDGPAHKAGVPDGSWLLELNGACVESWTFAQLHKKIKHSSNPMGLLVIDAKSEEFYRQRGVKVTAAMADASWVPFEVRKLQMVRGQDGYGFLLKEEKRCSGERGQFLREVESGLPAEKAGMRDGDRLLAVNGEGTEDLDHQEVVLRIRADSSRVALLVIDAEGSKFYDSVGLSPLLFYDDHEPPSGLHVVHASPSPSMPQENSNAAFAPCLCHPRTDLHENRLHPEQSGSSSSAFAKEGQDALSHAF, from the exons AT GAAATTTGAATTTAACCCCAGAGATGGGATCGATAACCCAGCCCTGTCACTGGCAGAGGATTCTG AGCCAGAGGGAGGCGCTCAGGTGCGCTTCTGCTTCCTGAAGAAAGAGGACGGGGAGAGCTTTGGGTTCTGGCTACGGCAGGAGGCGGCCAACAACGGGCACATCGTGCGACAGGTGACGCCAGGGGGTGTGGCTCACCGCAGAGGCCTGCAGGATGGAGACCGGATCTTAGAGGTGAACGGGGCTTATGTCGAAGGCCTGGAGCACTTCAGG GTGGTTTGGAAGATCAAGAGCAGCGGGAAGCAAGTCTCTCTCACCGTCCTGGATGGGACATCCTATGAGTTGGCAAATGCCCTCGACCGGGACATTGGCCAGCTCTTGCCCCATCACAACAGGCCACGGCTGTGCTGCGTCAACAAGGACCAAAGTGGCTTCGGCTTCAGTGTTTCAGCTCCAGAAG GGGTGAAGGGCACATTCCGACTGTCTGTGCCAAAGGACGGGCCAGCTCACAAGGCAGGGGTGCCAGATGGTTCGTGGCTCCTGGAGCTCAACGGTGCTTGTGTGGAGAGTTGGACTTTTGCACAGCTTCACAAAAAG ATCAAGCACAGCAGCAACCCAATGGGGCTGCTGGTGATCGACGCCAAATCAGAGGAGTTTTACCGGCAACGCGGCGTTAAGGTAACAGCCGCCATGGCTGACGCTTCCTGGGTTCCTTTTGAGGTGAGGAAGCTGCAGATGGTGAGAGGCCAAGATGGATACGGATTCTTGTTGAAAGAAGAAAAACGTTGCTCAGGAGAAAGAG GTCAGTTTCTGAGGGAGGTCGAGTCCGGGTTGCCAGCTGAGAAGGCAGGGATGAGAGATGGCGACCGTCTCCTGGCTGTGAACGGTGAGGGCACTGAGGACCTGGACCACCAGGAGGTGGTGCTGAGGATACGGGCCGACAGCAGCCGGGTGGCCCTGTTGGTTATTGACGCAGAAGGAAGCAAGTTCTACGACTCG GTTGGGTTATCACCTCTCCTTTTCTACGATGACCATGAGCCCCCATCGGGCTTGCACGTCGTTCATGCCTCCCCCTCTCCCAGCATGCCCCAGGAAAATAGCAACGCTGCCTTCGCGCCCTGCCTCTGTCACCCGAGAACGGACCTCCATGAGAACAGACTGCATCCGGAGCAGTCTGGCAGCAGCTCGTCAGCCTTCGCAAAAGAG GGCCAAGATGCATTGAGCCATGCATTCTA